Genomic DNA from Candidatus Zixiibacteriota bacterium:
GGAGTGTCTATGGGGGCGGAGGTGTCGCACCGGATGTGGAGGTGCCGCCGGACAGCATCAACCTCCTGGCAGCGTCTTTGTCATACGGCAGCTACTTCTTCAAGTTCACGGTCGACTACAGAGCAGCGCATGGCGATTCGATCCCAGTTGAGGTTGATGATAAGATTCTGGAAGACTTTCGGAAGTATGTCATGGCTCAGGGTTTTGAAGCTCCCAACTACATGCTCGATAGGGTGACTGTGCTGGAAGAGCAGCTCGCAGATCTCAACCCTGATGCTCTGGCGCCCATCCTGGCAAGAATGAAAGAACGTGCAGAGACTCTTGATGGGATTGAGTGGGCAGAAGCGAAGATGTACATAGCGGAAAGGTTGCGTGAACGCCTCGCCGACCAAAGGGGAGGTGTCGAAGAAGTCTATTCGTCATCGAGGCTCCGATATGATCGTCGGATTAAGTCGGCATTCGAGATACTCTCCGACATGAACCTGTATGAGAGCTTGCTGAAAGAGCATTAACTGCATTCCGTTTATCACACTGGATATGGATTCTCTATGCAATACTCACTGTTCATTGATTTCGACGGCACAATAGCGGTGCAGGATGTCGGAAATCGGTTTTTCACGACGTTCAGCGGTGGGAGAAGTATCCCAATAGTTGAAAAGTGGATTCGGCGAGAGATTACGTCGGTCGAGTGTCTTGAAGCTGAGGCGGAGTTGATAACTGCAGCGGAAGATGAACTGGTGGAATTCTCAAAGCAGTTCGAGATTGATTCCGGTTTCGAATTGCTCCATGCACTCTGTGCCAAGAATGATATCCCGATCAGGGTTGTCAGCGACGGATTGGACATCTATATCAATGCAATCATGAAGAAGCATGGATTCGAGCATGTTCCGGTGATGGCTAACAGGGGCGTATTCAGGAACGGTCGCCTGA
This window encodes:
- a CDS encoding MtnX-like HAD-IB family phosphatase, whose product is MQYSLFIDFDGTIAVQDVGNRFFTTFSGGRSIPIVEKWIRREITSVECLEAEAELITAAEDELVEFSKQFEIDSGFELLHALCAKNDIPIRVVSDGLDIYINAIMKKHGFEHVPVMANRGVFRNGRLKIDFPHLDGSCGHCANCKGAAIRKHARAGGKSIFVGDGYSDLCAIDEADYLFAKADLATYLNQSNKSFLSFETLYDVRDYIENRILKN